One window from the genome of Brachyspira hampsonii encodes:
- a CDS encoding DHH family phosphoesterase: MENNNLTVSKKEIIERLSKADNVTITGHRNPDCDCICSGLALSLILKNIFNKNAYVVNTDKMQRDLHNVMFVDKVIFEVNEETLPKKDVLVVLDSGDIDRIGWISNILNEYNEVIFIDHHKVRNINGVTMFYDDITAGATCEIIVDIFQDYLDKFDSSISTLLYCGICTDTGSFIFSNTTERTLLYGSKLMKVGIIQENLGNVVRKRYTKNDVAALMEIYRRMVIDYDRKIGYICLEDNICGTSIKELAVSASDTLIQMDDVLIGFIIHENEDNFRVSIRSRCSKNIREVAESFGGGGHPKASGFSVSKKDYTKENLIKEINTKLIDLLAS, translated from the coding sequence ATGGAAAATAATAATTTAACTGTATCAAAAAAAGAAATAATAGAGAGGCTTTCAAAGGCTGATAATGTTACTATTACAGGACATAGAAATCCGGATTGCGATTGTATATGTTCGGGGCTTGCTTTATCTTTAATTCTCAAAAATATCTTTAATAAGAATGCTTATGTTGTAAACACTGATAAAATGCAAAGAGATTTGCATAATGTAATGTTTGTTGATAAAGTAATTTTTGAGGTAAATGAAGAGACTTTGCCTAAAAAAGATGTCTTGGTTGTTCTTGATTCAGGGGATATAGATAGAATAGGGTGGATTTCTAATATATTAAATGAATATAATGAAGTAATATTTATAGATCATCATAAAGTTAGAAATATCAATGGCGTTACTATGTTTTATGATGATATCACTGCAGGTGCTACTTGCGAGATAATAGTTGATATATTTCAGGATTATCTAGATAAATTTGACAGTTCAATATCAACATTACTTTACTGCGGTATTTGTACTGATACAGGAAGTTTTATATTCAGCAATACAACAGAGAGAACTTTACTTTATGGTTCTAAATTAATGAAAGTAGGAATTATACAGGAAAATCTTGGTAATGTTGTGAGAAAGAGATATACTAAAAATGATGTTGCAGCTTTAATGGAAATATACAGAAGAATGGTAATAGACTATGACAGAAAAATAGGCTATATATGTTTGGAAGATAATATTTGCGGTACTAGTATAAAAGAGCTTGCGGTCAGTGCTTCTGATACACTTATTCAGATGGACGATGTTCTTATAGGTTTTATTATTCATGAAAATGAAGATAATTTTAGGGTAAGTATAAGAAGCAGATGCTCTAAAAATATTAGAGAAGTTGCTGAGAGTTTCGGCGGCGGAGGACATCCTAAGGCATCTGGTTTTTCTGTGTCAAAAAAAGATTATACTAAAGAAAATTTAATAAAAGAAATAAATACTAAATTAATTGATTTATTGGCTTCATAA
- a CDS encoding ABC transporter permease: MKNSINKKLAPLIEFFEEFKKDKTGVVGLCILVLAIMVSLLEPLLLTYKEAPKRWRDITYWQDNPASAAPEWLNFFQKEKSAITTDIKPISVETNYIDGELNYKAVFEYDYKFDKSPVDLIFHANVNGSTGLIWNVTRPDGEIITLSDSLHNISGDLRISSFNDSKNRIFRFYRDSVPRMLARQIDTITTNPMKILFNTKKDDMAKNFQALKGIYKFEVSGKFAGDNSSFEDPYIVLVGSMSGIMGTDNMKRDIFSGLVSGLKWALFIGIATSFISVIIGVMYGIISAYFGGFVDNAMQFIYQIFIGIPVLPVMIVISAIFKPSIWTMITMMIFFSWTGSVMTVRSMAMQLKEETYIEAARTIGASHFRIIFNHLAPLLLPFSFASMALAVPSAIVYESSLSLLGLGDASIVTWGQILHDAMKGSAVLSGLWWWIIPPGILIAILGMSFAFLGFALDKILHPKLRSR; this comes from the coding sequence ATGAAAAATAGTATAAATAAAAAACTTGCTCCATTAATAGAATTTTTTGAAGAGTTTAAAAAAGATAAAACAGGAGTTGTGGGTTTATGCATACTTGTTTTAGCTATTATGGTATCATTGCTTGAGCCTTTGCTTTTAACTTATAAAGAAGCTCCTAAACGCTGGAGAGATATCACATATTGGCAGGATAATCCGGCTTCAGCAGCTCCAGAGTGGCTTAATTTTTTTCAAAAAGAAAAGTCAGCTATTACAACTGATATAAAGCCTATAAGTGTTGAAACTAATTATATAGACGGAGAATTAAATTATAAAGCAGTATTTGAGTACGATTATAAATTTGATAAATCTCCGGTTGATTTAATTTTTCATGCCAATGTTAATGGTTCTACAGGATTAATTTGGAATGTTACAAGACCAGATGGGGAGATAATTACATTATCAGATAGTTTACATAATATAAGCGGAGATTTAAGAATATCATCATTCAATGATTCAAAAAATAGAATATTCAGGTTTTACAGAGATTCTGTACCTAGAATGCTCGCAAGACAGATTGATACCATAACAACAAATCCTATGAAAATACTTTTTAACACTAAAAAAGATGATATGGCAAAGAATTTTCAGGCATTGAAAGGTATTTATAAATTTGAAGTGAGCGGTAAATTTGCAGGAGATAATTCTAGTTTTGAAGATCCTTACATTGTATTAGTAGGTTCTATGTCCGGTATAATGGGTACGGATAATATGAAAAGAGATATATTTTCAGGTTTAGTATCCGGACTTAAATGGGCTTTATTTATAGGTATAGCTACTAGTTTTATATCGGTTATAATTGGCGTAATGTATGGAATAATATCAGCGTATTTCGGAGGATTTGTTGATAATGCTATGCAGTTTATTTATCAGATATTTATAGGAATACCTGTTCTTCCTGTGATGATAGTTATAAGTGCAATATTCAAGCCTAGTATATGGACTATGATAACGATGATGATATTTTTTTCTTGGACGGGTTCAGTTATGACGGTTCGTTCTATGGCTATGCAGCTGAAAGAAGAAACCTATATTGAGGCGGCACGAACTATTGGTGCTAGTCATTTCAGAATAATATTCAATCATTTAGCTCCATTGCTTTTGCCTTTTTCATTTGCCTCTATGGCTTTGGCTGTACCTTCTGCTATAGTGTATGAATCTTCTTTATCATTGCTTGGACTTGGTGATGCTTCAATAGTTACTTGGGGACAGATTTTGCATGATGCTATGAAAGGTTCTGCGGTTCTTTCTGGGCTTTGGTGGTGGATAATACCGCCAGGAATTTTAATTGCAATTTTGGGTATGTCATTTGCATTTTTGGGATTTGCTCTTGATAAAATACTTCACCCTAAACTTAGAAGCAGATAA
- the rbfA gene encoding 30S ribosome-binding factor RbfA, translating to MSSHRILRVNENIKQTLSMIIMREIEDPRIKNNLVTITRVDTAKDLKNAKVYFVCLHEDKQKEVLNGLNSAKGVIFSYLKKQLTIRYVPNLTFHYDKNLIETNKVLTDIKNLDIPEEN from the coding sequence ATGTCCTCACATAGAATACTTAGAGTAAATGAAAATATCAAACAGACTCTCTCTATGATTATAATGAGGGAGATAGAAGATCCTAGAATAAAGAATAATCTTGTTACTATTACAAGAGTGGATACTGCAAAAGATTTAAAGAATGCTAAAGTATATTTTGTATGCTTGCATGAGGATAAGCAAAAAGAGGTTCTTAACGGACTTAATAGTGCTAAAGGAGTTATATTTTCTTATCTCAAAAAACAGCTTACTATTAGATATGTACCAAATTTGACATTTCATTATGATAAAAATTTAATAGAAACAAATAAAGTATTAACTGATATAAAAAATTTGGATATACCAGAAGAAAATTAA
- the rnhA gene encoding ribonuclease HI: MIKDNIIIYTDGGCRGNPGLGAWAAILISEKHNLRLEIGESEDNTTNNRMEMKAAIKALERLKHSHNIKLHSDSAYLVNGMTKWIYSWQKNNWIKSDKKPVENKEYWLKLIELSSKHNIEFIKVKGHSNNKENNRADEIVNILMDEHIEGGKTASFNEKTQYC, from the coding sequence ATGATAAAAGATAATATTATTATATACACAGATGGCGGATGCAGAGGAAATCCAGGACTTGGTGCTTGGGCTGCAATACTTATAAGTGAAAAGCATAATCTTCGCCTTGAGATTGGTGAAAGCGAGGATAATACTACAAATAATAGAATGGAAATGAAAGCGGCTATTAAGGCACTTGAAAGGCTTAAGCATTCTCATAACATTAAACTTCACAGCGATAGTGCATATTTAGTTAATGGTATGACCAAATGGATATATTCTTGGCAGAAAAATAATTGGATAAAAAGTGATAAGAAGCCTGTTGAAAATAAAGAGTATTGGCTTAAATTGATTGAATTATCAAGTAAACATAATATAGAGTTTATAAAAGTAAAAGGTCATTCAAATAATAAAGAAAATAATCGTGCAGATGAAATAGTTAATATTCTTATGGACGAGCATATTGAGGGCGGTAAAACAGCTTCCTTTAATGAAAAAACTCAGTATTGTTAA
- a CDS encoding chemotaxis protein CheW, which produces MSSAISNQILVFKINNELYGIDILKVQEILNFMQPSPIPNCPDYLKGIINLRGTIILVIDLRARFHFDEPMNPENCVIVVVAIGDKKYGLVVDSVSDVLTINSENIQEDIDMHVGIDSRYIMGLVKANEQMIILVDIDKVFVKDELDDLTNTVNNSIVK; this is translated from the coding sequence ATGAGCAGTGCCATATCAAATCAAATACTTGTATTTAAGATAAATAACGAATTATACGGAATAGATATATTAAAAGTTCAGGAAATATTAAATTTTATGCAGCCTTCTCCAATTCCAAACTGTCCTGATTATTTGAAAGGTATTATTAATTTGAGAGGTACTATAATTCTTGTTATAGATTTAAGAGCAAGATTCCATTTTGATGAACCTATGAATCCTGAAAACTGCGTAATTGTAGTTGTAGCAATAGGTGATAAAAAATATGGTTTGGTTGTTGACTCTGTATCAGATGTTCTTACTATAAATAGCGAAAATATTCAAGAAGATATAGATATGCATGTGGGAATAGACAGCAGATATATAATGGGTTTGGTTAAAGCTAATGAGCAGATGATTATCTTAGTTGATATAGATAAAGTTTTTGTTAAAGATGAGCTTGATGATTTAACTAATACTGTTAATAATTCTATAGTAAAGTAA
- a CDS encoding glycoside hydrolase family 10 protein yields the protein MNKIIAAISLIILLATSCQTLNIVIPNDVRKMLAKNIDEDRSINPLYREFRAAWISSVANIDWPLKGASESEQKKLIVKHLDTLYENNFNALFIQVKPDAGVIFKSEINPTTRYFFGSKSSDEKDDYPFKTDMLEFIIEEAHKRNLEVHAWFNPYRMSLTYDKTKSYKEQFSKKNFIHTYVSNNLEPIYWYDNRLYLDPGEPISAKYITDSVIEVVEKYDVDGIHFDDYFYQNAARGKTYKDWPDEASAEKYGDKRGYNITNKSYDDYGVNGLYAWRRDNINRLVSDLYKEIKSRKPYVKWTISPAGVWRNKEKLAEYAGSRYGSDTKSYNPNFDALHADVLLWMLNGEKTSSLNNASRKDGLNRMYIDALIPQVYWSSQHKTAPFDTIVKWWVNEAKKSNNEKLADIYIGHALYRMGSATNIEPWQDIDLMSKQINYIRNIGKGYIKGSSFFTMHNMYRKDRDTGNFGNDAIKYIKENNYIFKAIVPTMNTMKDMNKPPLKLENPSIKKVFGGIEITFTDPNEYKLDEYGHLLPSYSSYYAVYRETIGESGIELIDKIRRTDFTANSKATYKDKTANSKQTYIYYVTALDRIHNESEYLTIIND from the coding sequence ATGAATAAAATCATTGCAGCAATATCTTTAATCATACTATTAGCAACATCATGTCAGACCTTGAATATTGTCATACCAAATGATGTAAGAAAAATGCTTGCTAAAAATATTGATGAAGATAGAAGCATAAATCCTCTTTACAGAGAGTTCAGAGCAGCTTGGATATCATCTGTAGCTAATATTGACTGGCCTTTGAAAGGAGCAAGCGAATCTGAACAGAAAAAACTTATTGTAAAACATTTAGATACATTATACGAAAATAATTTTAATGCTTTATTCATACAAGTAAAACCAGATGCCGGAGTAATATTCAAATCAGAAATAAATCCTACTACAAGATATTTTTTCGGCTCAAAATCAAGCGATGAAAAAGATGATTACCCATTCAAAACAGATATGCTAGAATTTATAATTGAAGAAGCTCATAAAAGAAATTTAGAAGTTCATGCTTGGTTTAATCCATACAGAATGTCTTTAACTTATGATAAAACTAAAAGCTATAAAGAACAATTCTCCAAAAAGAATTTCATTCATACTTATGTTTCTAATAATTTAGAGCCGATTTATTGGTATGACAACAGACTTTATTTAGATCCAGGTGAACCTATAAGTGCAAAATATATAACAGATTCAGTTATAGAAGTAGTTGAAAAATATGATGTAGACGGTATACATTTCGATGATTATTTTTATCAGAATGCCGCAAGAGGAAAAACTTATAAAGATTGGCCTGATGAAGCAAGTGCTGAAAAATATGGTGATAAAAGAGGATACAATATTACAAATAAATCTTATGATGATTATGGTGTAAATGGGCTTTATGCTTGGAGAAGAGATAATATCAACAGACTTGTAAGCGATTTATATAAAGAAATAAAATCAAGAAAACCTTATGTAAAATGGACTATTTCACCTGCAGGAGTTTGGAGAAATAAAGAAAAATTGGCTGAATATGCAGGAAGCAGATACGGAAGCGATACAAAATCATATAATCCTAACTTTGATGCTTTGCATGCTGATGTTCTTTTATGGATGCTCAATGGAGAAAAAACTTCTAGTTTGAATAATGCTTCAAGAAAAGACGGATTAAATAGAATGTATATTGATGCATTAATACCTCAAGTATATTGGAGTTCACAGCATAAAACAGCACCTTTTGATACAATAGTGAAATGGTGGGTTAATGAAGCAAAAAAATCAAATAATGAAAAACTTGCCGACATATATATAGGACATGCCTTATACAGAATGGGAAGTGCTACTAATATAGAACCTTGGCAGGATATTGATTTAATGTCAAAGCAAATAAATTATATCAGAAATATAGGAAAAGGATATATTAAAGGCTCTTCATTTTTTACAATGCATAATATGTATAGAAAAGACAGAGATACAGGAAATTTTGGAAATGATGCTATTAAATATATAAAAGAAAATAATTATATATTTAAAGCAATAGTACCTACAATGAACACAATGAAAGATATGAATAAACCGCCTTTGAAATTAGAAAACCCAAGCATTAAAAAAGTTTTCGGAGGAATCGAAATAACATTCACAGATCCTAATGAATATAAGCTTGATGAATACGGACATCTTCTCCCCTCGTATTCTTCATACTATGCAGTATACAGAGAAACTATAGGAGAAAGCGGAATAGAATTGATAGACAAAATAAGAAGAACTGATTTTACTGCAAACTCAAAAGCAACATACAAAGATAAAACAGCAAATTCAAAGCAGACTTATATATATTATGTTACGGCTTTAGATAGAATACATAATGAAAGCGAATACCTTACTATAATAAATGATTGA
- a CDS encoding cyclic nucleotide-binding domain-containing protein: MYTRHKTQDTRHKTQDTRHKTQDTRHKTIKYPKSSIIFKNNKKPENYFYIIIKGKTISYNNFIKDSNFFSKSGDIIGLISSITNEPYFSSIEAIEDCELLEIKIENIKNIHNKNIIKRISNYLLFTLEVWLSKYYNILINNKIDLYNKEDTLLMAEIYKNNGFEDACYKLCISHINTFKHCENCDNVIEFLKNLKPADEPIKVDKNIYKFSKGYCLYTELDIINNIYFIKSGKIGIYNIINSKQTAGVIYKSNHILNFVNPRLEYKPLFITAIVLEESVIEILTYNDFIKKLYTNIDLRLDYIKMNSLKIITTILKIKALNKKNIKEKIIILIYSILKIETLFNDDIKIKLLYSLEDIKNMLNLQISNDEIYLLLKDINHIEINLFNNIVIKNTKSYFDEYKYYTI, translated from the coding sequence ATGTACACAAGACACAAGACACAAGACACAAGACACAAGACACAAGACACAAGACACAAGACACAAGACACAAGACACAAGACAATAAAATATCCTAAATCATCTATAATATTCAAAAATAATAAAAAACCAGAAAACTATTTTTATATAATCATCAAAGGTAAAACAATATCTTATAATAATTTTATAAAAGACTCTAATTTTTTTAGTAAAAGTGGCGATATTATAGGCTTAATATCATCTATAACAAATGAACCATATTTTTCTTCAATAGAAGCTATAGAAGACTGTGAGCTTTTAGAGATAAAAATAGAAAATATAAAGAATATTCATAATAAAAATATTATTAAAAGAATATCCAATTATTTATTGTTTACTCTTGAGGTATGGCTTAGTAAATATTATAATATTTTAATTAATAACAAAATAGATTTGTATAATAAAGAAGATACACTGCTAATGGCTGAAATATACAAAAATAATGGCTTTGAAGATGCCTGCTATAAACTTTGTATTTCTCATATAAATACATTTAAACATTGTGAAAATTGTGATAATGTAATAGAGTTCTTAAAGAATTTGAAACCGGCTGATGAACCTATAAAAGTTGATAAAAATATATATAAATTTTCAAAAGGCTATTGTTTGTACACTGAACTTGATATTATTAATAATATTTACTTTATAAAATCTGGAAAAATTGGAATATATAATATAATTAATTCAAAACAGACAGCAGGAGTTATATATAAAAGCAATCATATTTTAAACTTTGTAAATCCTAGATTGGAATATAAGCCATTATTTATAACTGCAATAGTGCTTGAAGAGTCTGTAATAGAAATATTAACATATAATGATTTTATAAAAAAGTTATATACTAATATTGATTTAAGATTAGATTATATAAAAATGAATTCTTTAAAAATTATAACTACAATATTAAAAATAAAAGCCTTAAATAAAAAAAATATAAAAGAAAAAATTATTATTTTGATATATTCTATATTAAAAATAGAAACATTATTTAATGATGATATAAAAATAAAATTATTATATTCTCTGGAAGACATAAAAAATATGCTGAATTTACAAATATCTAATGATGAAATATATTTACTTCTTAAAGATATAAATCATATTGAAATTAATTTATTTAATAATATAGTAATTAAAAATACTAAAAGTTATTTTGATGAATATAAGTATTATACAATATAA
- a CDS encoding ABC transporter permease has product MFTYFVIKRILKGIIMFIILMFMSSAIFNTVSEKTLKAQIEENINAEVRGLSNMRTEDVENFIKERRAYYYDIYWLNRSIGERIFIRGINTITFQFGKSSIMMDSNGNRDVIKIIGEALPRSIILFTTASVIQMIIGLIIGLIKARKAGGLFDRTTSVITMIVYGMPTWWLSMILIMVFVYKFNLFPSGGVHSIPVPTGIMYYLDMLWHMSLPLITLTLIGFWGLSFVVRNIVLSTLQEDYIMAARARGISEKSVLLGHTLRSSAPPIVTITLLGLLGSIAGSIIFEGIFSWPGLGNLYWISVQQNDIPVLMGNLAITTALYQFGLVVLDISYGFLDPRIKVGGRL; this is encoded by the coding sequence ATGTTTACTTATTTTGTTATTAAAAGAATTTTAAAAGGCATAATCATGTTTATAATACTTATGTTTATGTCTTCTGCTATATTTAATACTGTAAGCGAGAAAACTCTCAAGGCACAGATTGAAGAAAATATTAATGCTGAAGTGAGAGGGCTTAGCAATATGCGTACTGAAGATGTTGAGAATTTCATTAAAGAGAGAAGGGCATATTATTATGATATATATTGGCTTAATAGAAGTATAGGAGAGAGAATATTTATAAGAGGTATTAATACAATAACTTTTCAATTTGGGAAATCTTCTATTATGATGGATTCAAACGGAAACAGAGATGTTATAAAAATAATAGGAGAGGCACTTCCTCGTTCTATAATACTTTTTACAACAGCATCAGTTATACAGATGATAATAGGACTTATAATAGGACTTATAAAGGCAAGAAAAGCTGGAGGACTATTTGACAGAACTACAAGTGTTATAACTATGATAGTTTACGGTATGCCTACTTGGTGGCTTTCTATGATACTTATAATGGTATTTGTTTATAAGTTTAATTTATTTCCTTCAGGAGGAGTACATTCAATACCTGTTCCTACTGGTATAATGTATTATTTAGATATGTTATGGCATATGTCTTTGCCTTTGATTACATTAACATTGATAGGTTTTTGGGGGCTTTCATTTGTAGTAAGAAACATAGTATTATCTACTTTGCAGGAAGATTATATAATGGCAGCAAGAGCAAGAGGAATATCAGAAAAGTCAGTTTTACTCGGGCATACTTTAAGAAGCTCAGCTCCTCCAATAGTTACTATAACATTATTAGGCCTTCTTGGTTCTATAGCAGGTTCTATTATATTTGAGGGCATATTTTCTTGGCCGGGTCTTGGTAATCTTTATTGGATATCAGTTCAGCAAAATGATATACCTGTTTTAATGGGGAATTTGGCTATAACTACAGCACTTTATCAATTCGGACTTGTGGTTCTTGACATATCTTACGGATTTTTAGATCCTAGAATAAAAGTAGGAGGCAGGTTATAA